One window from the genome of Cricetulus griseus strain 17A/GY chromosome 2, alternate assembly CriGri-PICRH-1.0, whole genome shotgun sequence encodes:
- the LOC103162476 gene encoding distal membrane-arm assembly complex protein 1, which translates to MGSSFSAAASTAVPANTSPPAEAAAPPSPPQDSAFKNCWSCRLLSGSALLGSGAYVYLVARRPMKLGIPPQPGNIAQMVLGISIACWGVVILTDPKGKAYRVV; encoded by the exons ATGGGTTCCTCCTTCTCCGCTGCTGCTTCCACCGCTGTCCCCGCTAACACATCCCCACCCGCGGAAGCCGCCGCGCCGCCCTCCCCTCCACAGGATTCGGCTTTTAAAAACTGCTGGAGCTGTCGCTTGCTTTCCGGGTCCGCGCTCTTGGGGTCCGGCGCTTACGTCTATTTGGTGGCCAGGAGGCCCATGAAGCTTGGAATCCCACCGCAACCAGGCAACATAGCCCAGATGGTCCTCGGCATCA gtaTTGCCTGTTGGGGTGTAGTTATCCTGACAGACCCGAAAGGGAAGGCCTACCGAGTTGTTTGA